The Argopecten irradians isolate NY chromosome 6, Ai_NY, whole genome shotgun sequence genome has a window encoding:
- the LOC138325415 gene encoding uncharacterized protein, whose amino-acid sequence MTHAHYYIKEEIRNNKNRHRFRQLAREVCGEVFDVPEDNRVLFAYKKLYGTETLIGELSFQLANKQIASPDGSFSCEYFHHITFMFVKYDFQGMGIGRRLISKVLKIMAEKSVRPVRVQSAEKAVGFFEKMNFLCQCEPIESLCGVHLFRFMYNMERQPGTL is encoded by the exons ATGACGC ATGCCCACTATTACATAAAGGAAGAAATaagaaacaataaaaacagACATCGCTTCAGACAGCTAGCAAGGGAAGTTTGTGGAGAAGTATTTGATGTGCCGGAGGATAATCGTGTTTTATTTGCATACAAGAAACTTTATGGCACCGAAACATTAATTGGGGAATTAAGTTTTCAACTTGCCAATAAACAAATAGCATCACCAGATGGATCCTTTAGTTGtgaatattttcatcacataacaTTTATGTTTGTGAAATATGACTTTCAGGGAATGGGAATTGGTCGTCGACTGATCTCCAAAGTGTTAAAGATCATGGCGGAAAAGTCTGTTCGTCCAGTACGAGTTCAGAGTGCAGAAAAAGCTGTAGGATTTTTTGAAAAGATGAACTTTTTGTGCCAATGTGAACCAATTGAAAGCCTCTGTGGTGTTCATTTATTTCGATTTATGTATAACATGGAAAGACAACCTGGGACGCTTTGA
- the LOC138325412 gene encoding extracellular signal-regulated kinase 2-like isoform X1 produces the protein MNSEIEPHISKKYEIKKRLGKGAYGIVWKAVDRRTGEVVAVKKIFDAFRNQTDAQRTFREIMFLQEFGDHPNIIKLHNVIKAENDKDIYLVFEFMETDLHNVIKRGSILRDVHKRYIMYQLLKATKYLHSGNVIHRDNKPSNVLLDSDCVVKVCDFGLARSLTQIGIDAETGDPNLTEYVATRWYRAPEILLASHRYTKGVDMWSLGCILGELLGGKPLFPGSSTLNQIEKIMSGIPAPTREDIESIRSAYGSSVLGKAAVKPKRTFEDMLPDAPKEAIDLLRRLLHFNPDKRITADEGLRHPYVSRFHNPSEEKSIDYDVVPPLSDDVQLTVDEYRNKLYEMIMQKKQERRRRRQEMRSAPHPSRVRTESPHPPSEPYHKDNSPKGASPKVYNNKHAGDGPPQSAPQHHSSFSAFGRTTHGDQGPPQTKSRNARRPNNENMERAATNAGMEMFEVFLRSQNPKVQMNQFLYGRNMPKMTQDPYPALSKNRQASAPAASRMGSRPISGAYGAKNPTITRDEKSSGLSVTSSRMSGIGRLLSCAMDPLPPIKSHYHDYHEPFDDYSVPGQRPSSATNQQQRKPLYGKKQYSNAINNPSAGAHKAYFGSYNQNVGTISSSALASIQGKRS, from the exons ATGAATTCGGAAATAGAGCCCCATATtagtaaaaaatatgaaatcaaaaAGAGATTGGGGAAAGGG GCCTATGGAATCGTATGGAAGGCTGTTGATAGGCGGACAGGTGAAGTAGTTGCTGTTAAGAAAATATTTGATGCCTTCAGAAACCAGACAGATGCTCAG CGAACGTTTCGTGAGATTATGTTCCTGCAGGAATTTGGTGATCACCCAAATATCATCAAGCTGCATAATGTTATCAAAGCTGAGAATGACAAAGATATTTACCTAGTATTTGAGTTCATGG AAACTGACCTCCATAATGTGATCAAGCGAGGCAGTAttttgcgtgatgtacataaaCGTTACATTATGTACCAGTTATTAAAGGCAACAAAATATCTCCATTCTGGAAATGTCATTCATAGAGATAATAAG CCGTCAAATGTACTGCTAGACAGTGATTGTGTGGTGAAGGTATGTGATTTTGGATTGGCTCGTTCACTCACACAAATAGGGATAGATGCAGAGACTGGAGACCCAAACCTTACAGAATATGTGGCAACTCGCTGGTACAGGGCTCCTGAGATCCTACTGGCGTCACACAG GTACACTAAAGGGGTGGACATGTGGAGTTTAGGCTGTATTCTGGGAGAACTACTAGGAGGCAAGCCTCTGTTTCCAGGCTCATCAACCCTCAATCAGATAGAGAAAATTATGTCTGGCATCCCTGCACCAACTAGGGAAG ACATAGAGAGTATACGCTCAGCTTACGGTTCTTCAGTGTTAGGGAAGGCAGCAGTAAA GCCTAAGAGGACTTTTGAGGACATGTTACCTGACGCTCCAAAAGAGGCTATAGACTTATTACGACGACTTTTACACTTTAACCCAGACAAACGTATTACTGCTGATGAAGGACTACGTCATCCTTATGTATCTAG ATTTCATAATCCGTCGGAAGAGAAAAGTATAGACTATGACGTGGTTCCCCCACTTAGTGACGATGTACAGTTAACAGTTGACGAATATAGAAACAAATTATATGAG ATGATTATGCAAAAGAAACAGGAGCGTCGCCGACGTCGTCAGGAGATGAGGAGTGCTCCTCATCCATCTCGTGTGCGCACTGAAAGTCCCCACCCTCCCAGCGAACCCTACCACAAAGATAACTCCCCTAAAGGGGCTTCCCCGAAAGTCTACAACAACAAACATGCAGGGGACGGCCCTCCCCAATCAGCCCCTCAACACCATTCATCATTTTCAG CATTTGGAAGAACAACACATGGCGACCAAGGACCTCCACAGACGAAATCCAGAAATGCACGACGACCAAATAATGAGAACATGGAGAGAGCTGCAACCAACGCTGGT ATGGAGATGTTTGAAGTCTTCCTAAGATCTCAAAACCCCAAAGTTCAGATGAATCAATTTCTGTATGGCCGTAATATGCCCAAG atgacACAGGATCCCTATCCAGCCTTATCCAAGAACCGACAGGCTTCAGCGCCCGCTGCGTCACGGATGGGAAGTCGTCCAATATCAGGTGCATACGGAGCTAAGAACCCAACTATTACACGAGATGAAAAATCGTCAGGTCTGAGTGTCACCAGCTCACGAATG TCGGGGATTGGCCGATTGCTTTCTTGTGCAATGGACCCTCTTCCTCCGATAAAGTCCCATTACCATGACTACCACGAACCCTTTGATGACTATTCT GTTCCAGGACAGCGACCCTCATCAGCCACCAATCAGCAACAGAGAAAACCTCTGTATGGCAAGAAACAGTACAGCAATGCAATCAACAATCCGTCAGCAGGAGCGCACAAGGCCTACTTCGGTAGTTACAATCAGAACGTCGGCACCATATCCTCCTCAGCACTAGCGTCCATCCAGGGTAAAAGGTCATGA
- the LOC138325412 gene encoding extracellular signal-regulated kinase 2-like isoform X2, producing the protein MNSEIEPHISKKYEIKKRLGKGAYGIVWKAVDRRTGEVVAVKKIFDAFRNQTDAQRTFREIMFLQEFGDHPNIIKLHNVIKAENDKDIYLVFEFMETDLHNVIKRGSILRDVHKRYIMYQLLKATKYLHSGNVIHRDNKPSNVLLDSDCVVKVCDFGLARSLTQIGIDAETGDPNLTEYVATRWYRAPEILLASHRYTKGVDMWSLGCILGELLGGKPLFPGSSTLNQIEKIMSGIPAPTREDIESIRSAYGSSVLGKAAVKPKRTFEDMLPDAPKEAIDLLRRLLHFNPDKRITADEGLRHPYVSRFHNPSEEKSIDYDVVPPLSDDVQLTVDEYRNKLYEMIMQKKQERRRRRQEMRSAPHPSRVRTESPHPPSEPYHKDNSPKGASPKVYNNKHAGDGPPQSAPQHHSSFSAFGRTTHGDQGPPQTKSRNARRPNNENMERAATNAGMTQDPYPALSKNRQASAPAASRMGSRPISGAYGAKNPTITRDEKSSGLSVTSSRMSGIGRLLSCAMDPLPPIKSHYHDYHEPFDDYSVPGQRPSSATNQQQRKPLYGKKQYSNAINNPSAGAHKAYFGSYNQNVGTISSSALASIQGKRS; encoded by the exons ATGAATTCGGAAATAGAGCCCCATATtagtaaaaaatatgaaatcaaaaAGAGATTGGGGAAAGGG GCCTATGGAATCGTATGGAAGGCTGTTGATAGGCGGACAGGTGAAGTAGTTGCTGTTAAGAAAATATTTGATGCCTTCAGAAACCAGACAGATGCTCAG CGAACGTTTCGTGAGATTATGTTCCTGCAGGAATTTGGTGATCACCCAAATATCATCAAGCTGCATAATGTTATCAAAGCTGAGAATGACAAAGATATTTACCTAGTATTTGAGTTCATGG AAACTGACCTCCATAATGTGATCAAGCGAGGCAGTAttttgcgtgatgtacataaaCGTTACATTATGTACCAGTTATTAAAGGCAACAAAATATCTCCATTCTGGAAATGTCATTCATAGAGATAATAAG CCGTCAAATGTACTGCTAGACAGTGATTGTGTGGTGAAGGTATGTGATTTTGGATTGGCTCGTTCACTCACACAAATAGGGATAGATGCAGAGACTGGAGACCCAAACCTTACAGAATATGTGGCAACTCGCTGGTACAGGGCTCCTGAGATCCTACTGGCGTCACACAG GTACACTAAAGGGGTGGACATGTGGAGTTTAGGCTGTATTCTGGGAGAACTACTAGGAGGCAAGCCTCTGTTTCCAGGCTCATCAACCCTCAATCAGATAGAGAAAATTATGTCTGGCATCCCTGCACCAACTAGGGAAG ACATAGAGAGTATACGCTCAGCTTACGGTTCTTCAGTGTTAGGGAAGGCAGCAGTAAA GCCTAAGAGGACTTTTGAGGACATGTTACCTGACGCTCCAAAAGAGGCTATAGACTTATTACGACGACTTTTACACTTTAACCCAGACAAACGTATTACTGCTGATGAAGGACTACGTCATCCTTATGTATCTAG ATTTCATAATCCGTCGGAAGAGAAAAGTATAGACTATGACGTGGTTCCCCCACTTAGTGACGATGTACAGTTAACAGTTGACGAATATAGAAACAAATTATATGAG ATGATTATGCAAAAGAAACAGGAGCGTCGCCGACGTCGTCAGGAGATGAGGAGTGCTCCTCATCCATCTCGTGTGCGCACTGAAAGTCCCCACCCTCCCAGCGAACCCTACCACAAAGATAACTCCCCTAAAGGGGCTTCCCCGAAAGTCTACAACAACAAACATGCAGGGGACGGCCCTCCCCAATCAGCCCCTCAACACCATTCATCATTTTCAG CATTTGGAAGAACAACACATGGCGACCAAGGACCTCCACAGACGAAATCCAGAAATGCACGACGACCAAATAATGAGAACATGGAGAGAGCTGCAACCAACGCTGGT atgacACAGGATCCCTATCCAGCCTTATCCAAGAACCGACAGGCTTCAGCGCCCGCTGCGTCACGGATGGGAAGTCGTCCAATATCAGGTGCATACGGAGCTAAGAACCCAACTATTACACGAGATGAAAAATCGTCAGGTCTGAGTGTCACCAGCTCACGAATG TCGGGGATTGGCCGATTGCTTTCTTGTGCAATGGACCCTCTTCCTCCGATAAAGTCCCATTACCATGACTACCACGAACCCTTTGATGACTATTCT GTTCCAGGACAGCGACCCTCATCAGCCACCAATCAGCAACAGAGAAAACCTCTGTATGGCAAGAAACAGTACAGCAATGCAATCAACAATCCGTCAGCAGGAGCGCACAAGGCCTACTTCGGTAGTTACAATCAGAACGTCGGCACCATATCCTCCTCAGCACTAGCGTCCATCCAGGGTAAAAGGTCATGA
- the LOC138325412 gene encoding extracellular signal-regulated kinase 2-like isoform X3, with translation MNSEIEPHISKKYEIKKRLGKGAYGIVWKAVDRRTGEVVAVKKIFDAFRNQTDAQRTFREIMFLQEFGDHPNIIKLHNVIKAENDKDIYLVFEFMETDLHNVIKRGSILRDVHKRYIMYQLLKATKYLHSGNVIHRDNKPSNVLLDSDCVVKVCDFGLARSLTQIGIDAETGDPNLTEYVATRWYRAPEILLASHRYTKGVDMWSLGCILGELLGGKPLFPGSSTLNQIEKIMSGIPAPTREDIESIRSAYGSSVLGKAAVKPKRTFEDMLPDAPKEAIDLLRRLLHFNPDKRITADEGLRHPYVSRFHNPSEEKSIDYDVVPPLSDDVQLTVDEYRNKLYEMIMQKKQERRRRRQEMRSAPHPSRVRTESPHPPSEPYHKDNSPKGASPKVYNNKHAGDGPPQSAPQHHSSFSAFGRTTHGDQGPPQTKSRNARRPNNENMERAATNAGMEMFEVFLRSQNPKVQMNQFLYGRNMPKMTQDPYPALSKNRQASAPAASRMGSRPISGAYGAKNPTITRDEKSSGLSVTSSRMVPGQRPSSATNQQQRKPLYGKKQYSNAINNPSAGAHKAYFGSYNQNVGTISSSALASIQGKRS, from the exons ATGAATTCGGAAATAGAGCCCCATATtagtaaaaaatatgaaatcaaaaAGAGATTGGGGAAAGGG GCCTATGGAATCGTATGGAAGGCTGTTGATAGGCGGACAGGTGAAGTAGTTGCTGTTAAGAAAATATTTGATGCCTTCAGAAACCAGACAGATGCTCAG CGAACGTTTCGTGAGATTATGTTCCTGCAGGAATTTGGTGATCACCCAAATATCATCAAGCTGCATAATGTTATCAAAGCTGAGAATGACAAAGATATTTACCTAGTATTTGAGTTCATGG AAACTGACCTCCATAATGTGATCAAGCGAGGCAGTAttttgcgtgatgtacataaaCGTTACATTATGTACCAGTTATTAAAGGCAACAAAATATCTCCATTCTGGAAATGTCATTCATAGAGATAATAAG CCGTCAAATGTACTGCTAGACAGTGATTGTGTGGTGAAGGTATGTGATTTTGGATTGGCTCGTTCACTCACACAAATAGGGATAGATGCAGAGACTGGAGACCCAAACCTTACAGAATATGTGGCAACTCGCTGGTACAGGGCTCCTGAGATCCTACTGGCGTCACACAG GTACACTAAAGGGGTGGACATGTGGAGTTTAGGCTGTATTCTGGGAGAACTACTAGGAGGCAAGCCTCTGTTTCCAGGCTCATCAACCCTCAATCAGATAGAGAAAATTATGTCTGGCATCCCTGCACCAACTAGGGAAG ACATAGAGAGTATACGCTCAGCTTACGGTTCTTCAGTGTTAGGGAAGGCAGCAGTAAA GCCTAAGAGGACTTTTGAGGACATGTTACCTGACGCTCCAAAAGAGGCTATAGACTTATTACGACGACTTTTACACTTTAACCCAGACAAACGTATTACTGCTGATGAAGGACTACGTCATCCTTATGTATCTAG ATTTCATAATCCGTCGGAAGAGAAAAGTATAGACTATGACGTGGTTCCCCCACTTAGTGACGATGTACAGTTAACAGTTGACGAATATAGAAACAAATTATATGAG ATGATTATGCAAAAGAAACAGGAGCGTCGCCGACGTCGTCAGGAGATGAGGAGTGCTCCTCATCCATCTCGTGTGCGCACTGAAAGTCCCCACCCTCCCAGCGAACCCTACCACAAAGATAACTCCCCTAAAGGGGCTTCCCCGAAAGTCTACAACAACAAACATGCAGGGGACGGCCCTCCCCAATCAGCCCCTCAACACCATTCATCATTTTCAG CATTTGGAAGAACAACACATGGCGACCAAGGACCTCCACAGACGAAATCCAGAAATGCACGACGACCAAATAATGAGAACATGGAGAGAGCTGCAACCAACGCTGGT ATGGAGATGTTTGAAGTCTTCCTAAGATCTCAAAACCCCAAAGTTCAGATGAATCAATTTCTGTATGGCCGTAATATGCCCAAG atgacACAGGATCCCTATCCAGCCTTATCCAAGAACCGACAGGCTTCAGCGCCCGCTGCGTCACGGATGGGAAGTCGTCCAATATCAGGTGCATACGGAGCTAAGAACCCAACTATTACACGAGATGAAAAATCGTCAGGTCTGAGTGTCACCAGCTCACGAATG GTTCCAGGACAGCGACCCTCATCAGCCACCAATCAGCAACAGAGAAAACCTCTGTATGGCAAGAAACAGTACAGCAATGCAATCAACAATCCGTCAGCAGGAGCGCACAAGGCCTACTTCGGTAGTTACAATCAGAACGTCGGCACCATATCCTCCTCAGCACTAGCGTCCATCCAGGGTAAAAGGTCATGA
- the LOC138325412 gene encoding extracellular signal-regulated kinase 2-like isoform X4 has protein sequence MNSEIEPHISKKYEIKKRLGKGAYGIVWKAVDRRTGEVVAVKKIFDAFRNQTDAQRTFREIMFLQEFGDHPNIIKLHNVIKAENDKDIYLVFEFMETDLHNVIKRGSILRDVHKRYIMYQLLKATKYLHSGNVIHRDNKPSNVLLDSDCVVKVCDFGLARSLTQIGIDAETGDPNLTEYVATRWYRAPEILLASHRYTKGVDMWSLGCILGELLGGKPLFPGSSTLNQIEKIMSGIPAPTREDIESIRSAYGSSVLGKAAVKPKRTFEDMLPDAPKEAIDLLRRLLHFNPDKRITADEGLRHPYVSRFHNPSEEKSIDYDVVPPLSDDVQLTVDEYRNKLYEMIMQKKQERRRRRQEMRSAPHPSRVRTESPHPPSEPYHKDNSPKGASPKVYNNKHAGDGPPQSAPQHHSSFSAFGRTTHGDQGPPQTKSRNARRPNNENMERAATNAGMTQDPYPALSKNRQASAPAASRMGSRPISGAYGAKNPTITRDEKSSGLSVTSSRMVPGQRPSSATNQQQRKPLYGKKQYSNAINNPSAGAHKAYFGSYNQNVGTISSSALASIQGKRS, from the exons ATGAATTCGGAAATAGAGCCCCATATtagtaaaaaatatgaaatcaaaaAGAGATTGGGGAAAGGG GCCTATGGAATCGTATGGAAGGCTGTTGATAGGCGGACAGGTGAAGTAGTTGCTGTTAAGAAAATATTTGATGCCTTCAGAAACCAGACAGATGCTCAG CGAACGTTTCGTGAGATTATGTTCCTGCAGGAATTTGGTGATCACCCAAATATCATCAAGCTGCATAATGTTATCAAAGCTGAGAATGACAAAGATATTTACCTAGTATTTGAGTTCATGG AAACTGACCTCCATAATGTGATCAAGCGAGGCAGTAttttgcgtgatgtacataaaCGTTACATTATGTACCAGTTATTAAAGGCAACAAAATATCTCCATTCTGGAAATGTCATTCATAGAGATAATAAG CCGTCAAATGTACTGCTAGACAGTGATTGTGTGGTGAAGGTATGTGATTTTGGATTGGCTCGTTCACTCACACAAATAGGGATAGATGCAGAGACTGGAGACCCAAACCTTACAGAATATGTGGCAACTCGCTGGTACAGGGCTCCTGAGATCCTACTGGCGTCACACAG GTACACTAAAGGGGTGGACATGTGGAGTTTAGGCTGTATTCTGGGAGAACTACTAGGAGGCAAGCCTCTGTTTCCAGGCTCATCAACCCTCAATCAGATAGAGAAAATTATGTCTGGCATCCCTGCACCAACTAGGGAAG ACATAGAGAGTATACGCTCAGCTTACGGTTCTTCAGTGTTAGGGAAGGCAGCAGTAAA GCCTAAGAGGACTTTTGAGGACATGTTACCTGACGCTCCAAAAGAGGCTATAGACTTATTACGACGACTTTTACACTTTAACCCAGACAAACGTATTACTGCTGATGAAGGACTACGTCATCCTTATGTATCTAG ATTTCATAATCCGTCGGAAGAGAAAAGTATAGACTATGACGTGGTTCCCCCACTTAGTGACGATGTACAGTTAACAGTTGACGAATATAGAAACAAATTATATGAG ATGATTATGCAAAAGAAACAGGAGCGTCGCCGACGTCGTCAGGAGATGAGGAGTGCTCCTCATCCATCTCGTGTGCGCACTGAAAGTCCCCACCCTCCCAGCGAACCCTACCACAAAGATAACTCCCCTAAAGGGGCTTCCCCGAAAGTCTACAACAACAAACATGCAGGGGACGGCCCTCCCCAATCAGCCCCTCAACACCATTCATCATTTTCAG CATTTGGAAGAACAACACATGGCGACCAAGGACCTCCACAGACGAAATCCAGAAATGCACGACGACCAAATAATGAGAACATGGAGAGAGCTGCAACCAACGCTGGT atgacACAGGATCCCTATCCAGCCTTATCCAAGAACCGACAGGCTTCAGCGCCCGCTGCGTCACGGATGGGAAGTCGTCCAATATCAGGTGCATACGGAGCTAAGAACCCAACTATTACACGAGATGAAAAATCGTCAGGTCTGAGTGTCACCAGCTCACGAATG GTTCCAGGACAGCGACCCTCATCAGCCACCAATCAGCAACAGAGAAAACCTCTGTATGGCAAGAAACAGTACAGCAATGCAATCAACAATCCGTCAGCAGGAGCGCACAAGGCCTACTTCGGTAGTTACAATCAGAACGTCGGCACCATATCCTCCTCAGCACTAGCGTCCATCCAGGGTAAAAGGTCATGA